In the candidate division KSB1 bacterium genome, GGCGATACCCTACGCGTCGGAAACCGCGTGATCGATCTTCAGGTGGCCAATCTGAACGCCGCAGTCCTGTTTGTGTTCGCGATGGTGTCTCTCGGCGTGTACGGGGTGGTGCTTGGGGGATGGGCCTCCGAGAACAACTATTCGTTCCTCGGGGGGATGCGGGCCTCGGCCCAAATGATCTCCTACGAGGTGACGCTTGGCGTGTCGGTCATCGGGGCCCTTTTGATCTACGGTACACTGAACCTGCAGGAGATGGTGCGGTACCAGGGGCACATGTACGCGGGGTGGATCCCGCGCTGGGGCATCCTTCTTCAGCCCTTGGGATTCCTTCTGTTCCTCGTCGCCGGCATTGCGGAAACCAAGCGGGTTCCCTTCGATCTTCCCGAAGGCGAGTCAGAGATCGTGGGCTACTGGGTCGAGTACTCGAGCATGAAGTGGGGGATGTACATGTTCACCGACTTCATCGAGATGACCCTGCTCTCGGCCATGGCCTCGACCCTGTTCCTCGGCGGCTGGCAGGTCCCGTGGCTTATGCCCGACGGTTTCCATTTTCCCTGGGCCACGGTACCATTGCCCCATCTTGCGGTTGTCGTGCTCCAGGTGGGTGCGTTCTTGCTGAAGGTGTCGTTTCTTCTCTGGCTGCAGATGCTCATCCGCTGGACATTGCCTCGGGTTCGCTATGATCAGCTTATGGCGATCACCTGGAAGTATCTGCTTCCCCTGTCCCTGCTGAATGTGATTCTGACAGCGGCTGTTCTGCTGGTCCTAAGGTAGAGCCATGAGAATACCGCAGTCCGAGCGAGAGCTGACCTGGTGGGAGAAGATCTATCTCCCGGAAGTCGTCCGGGGATTGGCCATTACGGGTCGCCATTTCTTCGTTAACCTGGCGCGCCACGTCCTCCACCTGCTCGGGTTCAACAAGGTTCCGAAGGGCGCGGTCACGTTCCAGTACCCCGAGGAGGTGCGACCGATTTCACCCCGGTTGCGGACCGTGCATCGCCTGGCTCGCCGTGCCGATGGAAGCCCTCGCTGCGTCGCCTGCATGATGTGCGAGACGGTTTGCCCCGCGAACTGCATCTCGATTGTGGGGGCCGAGCATCCGGATCCCAATATCGAAAAGTACCCCGTGCGGTTCGATATCGATCTCGGCAAGTGCGTCTTCTGCGGTTTCTGCGTAGAGGCCTGCCCCGAAGACGCGATCCGAATGGACACAGGTATCTACGACTTCGCTGCCTACACGCGGGAAGGGATGATCTTGACTCTCGAAACGCTTCTCTCCCTCGAGCCCGCCCCCTATGTGAAGGTCCCACCCCAAGACCGAGCTGCGGACCCGGGGCCGATCCACGCTAGGAAGGGGACGGTGGCACCGCTGTGACGTCGGAGCGTCCCAGGTGCTGCGGCCACACGGATCCGCAGGGCAAACAGGCTCACCTTGGGCGGTGGCCGTCGCCAAGCCATCTGAGAAGCTACCATGGAAGAGCTGAAGGAGATACAGGTTCTTGATCGGGGCTTTGTGCGCCTTGTGGACTTCATGGGCGGCGACGAGGCGGTCGTACAGGCGGCGCGGGTGTCCACCGGTCAGGGAAGCAAAGGACCGGAGCGAGACCGCGCCCTGATCGATTACCTTCTCAGTCACCGTCACGAGACGCCTTTCGAGCACAGCGTTTTCAAGTTCCACGTGCGCTGCCCCATTTTCGTGGCCCGGCAATGGTTTCGCCATCGCATGGCCAGCTACAATGAGGTCTCCGGGCGCTACACCGAGCTGAAAGACGAATTTCACCTGCCGTCTGTGCTGCGCACGCAGGTTTCGAAAGATTACCGCTACGAGCCCCTGCCGGAGGAGAAGGTCGCTCCCCTTCTTCGCAAGATCTCCGAACACTACGAGAGTTCGTACCGGTTGTACCAGGAACTCCTGGAGGCGGGAGTGGCCCGGGAACAAGCCCGAATTGTACTCCCCCTCGCCCTGTACACCGAATTCTACTGGACGGTGAACGCCCGCTCCCTCATGAACTTTCTGAGCCTGCGGGCCGAAGCGCACGCGCAGGAGGAGATCCGCGCCTACGCCAATGCCATCCTGGAGATCTTCCGCCAGAAAATGCCGTGGACCTACGAGGCCTTCATGAAATACTGGTTCAAGCCGGTCCTGTAGAGAAAGCGCTTGGACGAGGCGCGTCTCTCGCCATCTGCCGGCGCGAGGGGAATAAACCGGCCGGGAGTAGGGTTCACGCTTCGTAGGGCGCAAGTGGTTTCGAAGCGGGGGGCAGGTGGGTCGAACTCCGGCTGAAGGCCGAGCGTGGAAATTTAGGCACCTTCCCCGACCCGCATCGGGCGGCGGGAGCGTCCGGCTCGCCGGCAGGGCGCCGAAAGGATCTTGGCCACGGCCACTGTGTCCTCGCCCCCGGCTGCGACCGCGGAAACGGGCAGCAAGGAAAGGACGGATTTCTCCAGACGGAGGGCGGGGAGGGTTTGTCACGGGAGGCTGCGGTCCCTCTGCATTAGGGAAGGGGGCGAGTCGTGTGCTGTTTCTCGGGGTGTAGCTGCACGGTGTGCGTGGATGGGTGAAGACGGATGAGGGATCAGGGGAAATCTCCTCCAGCTGTTCCAGCGCGGCGACCACCATGGCTCAAGACGCGCATTCCCACGGGCGGGGAATTCGTGCGGGTTCGGGAGCTTGTAGAGCGGCACGGTCTGCACACGGTTTGCCAAAGCGCCCGCTGCCCGAACATCGGGCACTGCTGGTCCCGCCGGACCGCCACGTTTATGATCCTAGGCAATGTGTGCACGCGGAGCTGTCGTTTCTGCGCAGTCGCGAAGGGGATTCCGCAGCCCGTCGACTTGGCGGAGCCGCGCCGGGTGGCCGAGGCGGTGCAAAAGCTGGGACTTCGCTACGCCGTGATTACCTCCGTCACCCGTGATGATCTGCCGGACGGCGGTGCCTCCTTGTTTGCGCAGACCATTCGGGAAATTCGGAAGCGCGTGCCCGATTGTCGCGTGGAAGTATTGATTCCCGACTTCCGCGGTTCCCGCGACGCTCTCGAGTTAGTACTCGAGGCGAGGCCCGATGTACTGAACCACAATCTGGAAACGGTGCCAAGCTTGTACTCGCTGGTCCGGCCCCAGGCGGACTACCGCCGCTCGCTGCAGGTTCTGGCATGGGCGCATCAAGCCGGCGTCGTCACCAAGTCGGGCCTGATGCTCGGGCTGGGCGAAACCCAGGAGGAAGTGAGGCAGGTCCTGTGGGACCTGAGGGACGCGGGCTGCACCATTCTTACTCTCGGACAATATCTCCAGCCCTCCGCCCAGCATCTGCCGGTCCTGCGCTTCGTGCCTCCGGAGGAATTCTCGCTGTGGCGTCAGTGGGGGCTTTCCATCGGTTTCCGCCACGTGGAAGCAGGGCCCCTCGTTCGGAGCAGCTTCCACGCGGAGGAACAAGCCGGGCACCTGGCCGGATGTTGACAGCCTCGAGCTCGGGCAATTGGTCCGTCTCCGGTAGGACTGCGGGCAGAGGCGGGATCGAATATGGCGAACACGAGCTGCTCGAAGCGAGTAGCCGATTCCAAAGTGGTTACAGAGATCATAGCCTTCCCAAGCGATGCCAATACGAGAGGGGTCGTGTACGGGGGAAGGCTTCTGCACTGGGTGGATATGGTCGCCAGCCTGGTCGCCCGGAAGCACTGTGAGGGGCCCGTTGCCACCCTGCGGATTGAGTTCGACTTCCTGCAGCCGGTCCAGGTCGGGGATCACGTCCGATTCGTTGGGCTCGTGACGCGCGTCTTCCATCGATCCTTCGAGGTCCAGGTGGACGTGTACGCCGGCCAGGACTTCGGGACACAGGAGTCTCTGGCAGCCCGCGGATTCCTGGTTTTCTCGTGTCTCGACGAACAAGGGCGGCCGCGCGCTGCCCCCGAGCTTGTTCCGGAGAGCGAGGAGGAAAGGGCCCGCTGGGAGGAGGCCGGTAGACGGAGGGAATTGCGCGAGAGTCTCAGCGGAGCCGGTAACTCGCCGCGACAACCGTGAGGCCCAGCTCTGCCCTACCAGGTACGGTGCGACGTGTTCACCATCCGC is a window encoding:
- the thyX gene encoding FAD-dependent thymidylate synthase; amino-acid sequence: MEELKEIQVLDRGFVRLVDFMGGDEAVVQAARVSTGQGSKGPERDRALIDYLLSHRHETPFEHSVFKFHVRCPIFVARQWFRHRMASYNEVSGRYTELKDEFHLPSVLRTQVSKDYRYEPLPEEKVAPLLRKISEHYESSYRLYQELLEAGVAREQARIVLPLALYTEFYWTVNARSLMNFLSLRAEAHAQEEIRAYANAILEIFRQKMPWTYEAFMKYWFKPVL
- a CDS encoding NADH-quinone oxidoreductase subunit H — protein: MVLEAVIVLLKAGFIITVALTFGAVLTWVERKQSAVMQDRIGANRAAILGLRVIGLFHILSDAIKMFTKEEFTPARGDKFLHTLAPALSIFFALMTFAAIPFGDTLRVGNRVIDLQVANLNAAVLFVFAMVSLGVYGVVLGGWASENNYSFLGGMRASAQMISYEVTLGVSVIGALLIYGTLNLQEMVRYQGHMYAGWIPRWGILLQPLGFLLFLVAGIAETKRVPFDLPEGESEIVGYWVEYSSMKWGMYMFTDFIEMTLLSAMASTLFLGGWQVPWLMPDGFHFPWATVPLPHLAVVVLQVGAFLLKVSFLLWLQMLIRWTLPRVRYDQLMAITWKYLLPLSLLNVILTAAVLLVLR
- a CDS encoding NADH-quinone oxidoreductase subunit I, giving the protein MRIPQSERELTWWEKIYLPEVVRGLAITGRHFFVNLARHVLHLLGFNKVPKGAVTFQYPEEVRPISPRLRTVHRLARRADGSPRCVACMMCETVCPANCISIVGAEHPDPNIEKYPVRFDIDLGKCVFCGFCVEACPEDAIRMDTGIYDFAAYTREGMILTLETLLSLEPAPYVKVPPQDRAADPGPIHARKGTVAPL
- a CDS encoding acyl-CoA thioesterase — encoded protein: MANTSCSKRVADSKVVTEIIAFPSDANTRGVVYGGRLLHWVDMVASLVARKHCEGPVATLRIEFDFLQPVQVGDHVRFVGLVTRVFHRSFEVQVDVYAGQDFGTQESLAARGFLVFSCLDEQGRPRAAPELVPESEEERARWEEAGRRRELRESLSGAGNSPRQP
- the lipA gene encoding lipoyl synthase, which codes for MRDQGKSPPAVPARRPPWLKTRIPTGGEFVRVRELVERHGLHTVCQSARCPNIGHCWSRRTATFMILGNVCTRSCRFCAVAKGIPQPVDLAEPRRVAEAVQKLGLRYAVITSVTRDDLPDGGASLFAQTIREIRKRVPDCRVEVLIPDFRGSRDALELVLEARPDVLNHNLETVPSLYSLVRPQADYRRSLQVLAWAHQAGVVTKSGLMLGLGETQEEVRQVLWDLRDAGCTILTLGQYLQPSAQHLPVLRFVPPEEFSLWRQWGLSIGFRHVEAGPLVRSSFHAEEQAGHLAGC